One genomic segment of Coffea arabica cultivar ET-39 chromosome 6e, Coffea Arabica ET-39 HiFi, whole genome shotgun sequence includes these proteins:
- the LOC113695133 gene encoding iron-sulfur assembly protein IscA-like 2, mitochondrial isoform X1 translates to MKPYHSMIRRLVPFFSTRIRENHLRLLSSTLASSSALHEQPPLQSSHSQSQSIVAVHMTDNCVQRMRELQSQEGKEKMLRLSIEAGGCSGFQYNFSLDDKCNDDDRIFEREGVKLVVDKISLDFVKGATVDYVEELIRSAFQVSTNPIAVGGCSCKSSFVV, encoded by the exons ATGAAACCGTATCATTCGATGATTCGTCGACTGGTTCCTTTCTTCTCAACTCGGATTCGAGAAAACCACCTGAGACTCCTCAGTTCGACATTGGCATCATCCTCTGCTCTCCACGAACAACCTCCTCTGCAGTCTTCGCATTCCCAATCTCAATCTATAGTTGCGGTTCACATGACCGACAATTGCGTCCAG AGAATGAGGGAACTGCAATCTCAGGAAGGCAAGGAAAAGATGCTAAGATTGAGCATAGAAGCCGGTGGCTGTTCCGGTTTTCAGTATAACTTCTCTCTTGATGATAAGTGCAATGATGATGACAG AATATTTGAGCGGGAAGGAGTCAAATTGGTAGTTGATAAAATATCTCTTGATTTTGTAAAGGGTGCAACTGTTGATTATGTTGAAGAGCTTATCCGTTCAGCTTTCCAG GTATCTACAAACCCAATTGCTGTGGGTGGCTGCAGCTGTAAAAGTTCCTTTGTGGTGTAG
- the LOC113696598 gene encoding RING-H2 finger protein ATL32-like, whose protein sequence is MTVISTIAAASLRTLRTILDFHSRSLWSRDDSPNIADQSPELRCVICLRDISSGEKYRVLPECNHGFHVDCIDVWLQKNSTCPLCRCPAPYTSMKLQQHDYELQLLYLHDAILSCFIFLVDHFWTWFVDPIGLDRACEDNYQSLP, encoded by the coding sequence ATGACGGTCATTTCGACAATTGCAGCTGCCAGCCTGAGAACTCTGCGCACAATCCTCGACTTCCATTCAAGATCATTATGGTCCCGCGACGACTCTCCAAATATTGCTGATCAGAGTCCTGAACTGCGGTGTGTAATATGTCTACGTGATATTTCTAGTGGTGAAAAATACAGGGTTCTTCCCGAATGCAACCATGGATTCCACGTTGACTGCATTGATGTTTGGTTGCAGAAGAACTCGACTTGCCCATTATGTCGGTGTCCTGCTCCTTACACTTCGATGAAATTGCAGCAGCATGACTATGAGCTTCAACTTTTGTATCTGCATGATGCtattctttcttgtttcattttcttgGTGGATCACTTCTGGACATGGTTTGTCGACCCAATTGGATTAGACCGAGCTTGTGAGGATAATTACCAGTCGCTTCCATGA
- the LOC113695133 gene encoding iron-sulfur assembly protein IscA-like 2, mitochondrial isoform X2 produces MKPYHSMIRRLVPFFSTRIRENHLRLLSSTLASSSALHEQPPLQSSHSQSQSIVAVHMTDNCVQRMRELQSQEGKEKMLRLSIEAGGCSGFQYNFSLDDKCNDDDRIFEREGVKLVVDKISLDFVKGATVDYVEELIRSAFQDSGP; encoded by the exons ATGAAACCGTATCATTCGATGATTCGTCGACTGGTTCCTTTCTTCTCAACTCGGATTCGAGAAAACCACCTGAGACTCCTCAGTTCGACATTGGCATCATCCTCTGCTCTCCACGAACAACCTCCTCTGCAGTCTTCGCATTCCCAATCTCAATCTATAGTTGCGGTTCACATGACCGACAATTGCGTCCAG AGAATGAGGGAACTGCAATCTCAGGAAGGCAAGGAAAAGATGCTAAGATTGAGCATAGAAGCCGGTGGCTGTTCCGGTTTTCAGTATAACTTCTCTCTTGATGATAAGTGCAATGATGATGACAG AATATTTGAGCGGGAAGGAGTCAAATTGGTAGTTGATAAAATATCTCTTGATTTTGTAAAGGGTGCAACTGTTGATTATGTTGAAGAGCTTATCCGTTCAGCTTTCCAG GATTCTGGTCCATAA